Proteins encoded in a region of the Procambarus clarkii isolate CNS0578487 chromosome 42, FALCON_Pclarkii_2.0, whole genome shotgun sequence genome:
- the LOC138373356 gene encoding germ cell nuclear acidic protein-like encodes MAVPVDRRQQMAVPVDRRQQMAVPVDRRQQMAVPVDRRQQMAVPVDRRQQMAVPVDRRQQMAVPVDRRQQMAVPVDRRQQMAVPVDRRQQMAVPVDRRQQMAVPVDRRQQMAVPVDRRQQMIVPVDRRQQMAVPVDRRQQMAVPVDRRQQIGVARIDVNDTAIDVVIIDASKPLNLHSSDCVNYYLSYLTPWSRSQIGGSERDTKARGAQSKKTEGAQSADTKARGAQSSEQEAEGLRAPVQEAEGLRAPVQEAEGAQSADTKARGAQSSSSRSRGAQSARPDRSSTPLFKVANFPF; translated from the exons ATGGCTGTACCTGTAGACAGACGCCAACAGATGGCTGTACCTGTAGACAGACGCCAACAGATGGCTGTACCTGTAGACAGACGCCAACAGATGGCTGTACCTGTAGACAGACGCCAACAGATGGCTGTACCTGTAGACAGACGCCAACAGATGGCTGTACCTGTAGACAGACGCCAACAGATGGCTGTACCTGTAGACAGACGCCAACAGATGGCTGTACCTGTAGACAGACGCCAACAGATGGCTGTACCTGTAGACAGACGCCAACAGATGGCTGTACCTGTAGACAGACGCCAACAGATGGCTGTACCTGTAGACAGACGCCAACAGATGGCTGTACCTGTAGACAGACGCCAACAGATGATTGTACCTGTAGACAGACGCCAACAGATGGCTGTACCTGTAGACAGACGCCAACAGATGGCTGTACCTGTAGACAGACGCCAACAGATAGGAGTGGCCAGGATAGATGTCAATGACACTGCTATTGATGTTGTGATCATTGATGCTAGCAAGCCTCTGAACCTCCACAGTAGTGACTGTGTCAACTATTACCTTAGCTACCTTACTCCCTGGAGTAGG AGCCAGATAGGGGGCTCAGAGCGCGATACAAAAGCCAGAGGCGCTCAGAGCAAGAAGACAGAGGGGGCTCAGAGCGCCGATACAAAGGCCAGAGGAGCTCAGAgctcagagcaagaagcagagggGCTCAGAGCTCCAGTTCAAGAAGCAGAGGGGCTCAGAGCTCCAGTTCAAGAAGCAGAGGGGGCTCAGAGCGCCGATACAAAGGCCAGAGGAGCTCAGAGCTCCAGTTCAAGAAGCAGAGGGGCTCAGAGCGCCAGGCCTGACCGGTCCTCAACCCCCTTATTCAAGGTTGCCAACTTTCCATTTTGA